A region from the Adhaeribacter swui genome encodes:
- a CDS encoding putative quinol monooxygenase — MEKFAILARLEAKPGKESEVMEFLKSALPLAQDEPGTIRWYALQIGPSTFGIFDTFETTDGRTAHLNGEIAKALMANASELLVKDPVLEMVDLLAIK, encoded by the coding sequence ATGGAAAAGTTTGCAATATTAGCTAGATTAGAAGCAAAGCCAGGTAAAGAAAGCGAAGTAATGGAATTCTTGAAGTCAGCTTTACCGCTAGCCCAAGACGAGCCTGGAACGATCCGATGGTATGCTTTACAAATTGGACCTTCAACTTTTGGTATATTCGACACGTTTGAAACGACAGATGGTAGAACGGCTCACTTAAATGGGGAAATAGCAAAGGCATTGATGGCGAATGCTTCTGAGCTACTGGTTAAAGACCCAGTACTCGAAATGGTAGATTTATTAGCGATAAAATAA
- a CDS encoding ABC transporter permease produces the protein MNRKDSSPLDSQDKPGALPSWAERLLKRIMAPHLREELLGDLQEMFYQRRQQHGSFKARLFYLWEVLLLLHPRLWRREAAVTSPSYLSHLNHYPKPALTTMFQNTFLVAWRKLRRHKSYTLINVLSLSLGMASVILIFTLVKYHLSFDNFHANKDRIYRITTEFHEDKIRLNTGVPSPLGEAFRQDYPVAEKVARVAFLTKRVVTPSPQKRFEEDVAFAEPAFFDIVHLPLVLGSPMGRLQEPHTALITERLAKKYFGEQNAVGQTIRIDDSLVVAVAGVLQDLPRNTDFRSEIYVPFSHLKEHSPGLVEKDWWFSVNKQMQCFIRLKPGVSAAAVNDQVLAAISSSYYDEKMAKFFRFKLQPLADLHFNPKLGGYTEKKNLWAFAFIGFILIVTTCVNFVNLATAQALGRAKEIGIRKVLGSQPRTLFWQFIAETTLLTGFALLLAGTVAYLTLPLVNRLFELELALNPGQDVSLLVFLAVLMLVVIFLAGSYPGLILARFQPIAALKGKLSQKQIGGFSLRKGLVITQFAISQLLIMGTLTIAHQMRYARRADLGFDKEAIVLLPVPDVNKAKSNALGVQFSRVAGVEKVTFCYEAPTSEYSPTTSIQFDARPEAEKFSIILKHGDHQYVPTFGLKIVAGRNLYPADTTREYLLNETAVKALGLTSNQQVLGKQASINGRSGTVVGVVKDFHNKSFHAAIDPLCITTLSENYAMYGIKVNLSSLATSLPQLQKAWDLTFPSAIFTYRFLDEDIARAYQLDTMIQWLIQAFAGIAIFIGCLGLYGLVSFMAVQKTKEIGVRKVLGASLGNILWLFYREFFRLLLLAFIVAAPLAWWLMNDWLNNFVYRIELGSSIFILAIVLTGGIALLTVGYQSLKAALTNPVQSLRSE, from the coding sequence ATGAACCGGAAAGACTCTTCTCCCCTAGATTCCCAAGACAAACCAGGTGCTTTACCTTCCTGGGCCGAACGTCTTTTGAAACGAATCATGGCGCCCCACTTACGGGAGGAGCTACTCGGGGACCTCCAGGAGATGTTCTACCAACGAAGACAACAGCACGGCTCCTTCAAAGCTCGCTTGTTTTACCTGTGGGAAGTGCTGCTCTTGTTGCATCCCCGACTCTGGCGCCGGGAAGCTGCCGTAACTTCTCCTTCTTATCTGTCCCATTTAAATCACTATCCTAAACCTGCTTTAACTACCATGTTCCAAAACACTTTTCTAGTTGCCTGGCGAAAGCTCCGCCGGCATAAATCTTATACCTTGATCAATGTTCTGAGTCTGAGCCTGGGTATGGCCAGTGTGATCCTGATCTTCACGCTGGTGAAATATCACCTGAGTTTTGATAACTTCCACGCCAACAAAGACCGGATCTATCGCATTACGACCGAGTTTCACGAAGATAAAATTCGCTTGAATACGGGCGTACCCTCCCCCTTGGGCGAAGCTTTTCGCCAGGATTATCCAGTAGCTGAAAAAGTAGCCCGAGTGGCTTTTTTAACCAAACGGGTGGTGACTCCATCGCCACAGAAGAGATTTGAAGAAGATGTGGCCTTTGCCGAACCGGCTTTTTTTGACATTGTCCACTTGCCGCTGGTACTAGGTAGCCCAATGGGCAGGTTACAAGAACCGCATACTGCCCTGATCACCGAGCGCTTGGCTAAGAAATATTTTGGCGAGCAGAACGCCGTGGGGCAAACCATCCGCATCGATGATTCGCTAGTGGTGGCAGTGGCGGGTGTTCTGCAAGATCTACCCCGCAACACTGATTTTCGCAGCGAAATCTACGTGCCTTTTTCGCACTTAAAGGAACACAGTCCGGGCTTAGTAGAAAAAGACTGGTGGTTTAGCGTCAACAAACAGATGCAATGCTTCATCCGGTTAAAACCCGGTGTATCCGCCGCTGCGGTTAATGATCAGGTGCTGGCAGCTATTTCCAGTTCGTATTATGATGAAAAGATGGCCAAGTTTTTCCGGTTTAAACTTCAGCCGCTGGCCGACCTGCACTTCAACCCTAAGTTAGGGGGTTATACCGAAAAGAAGAATTTGTGGGCTTTTGCTTTCATTGGTTTTATTTTGATTGTCACCACCTGCGTCAACTTTGTCAACCTGGCGACGGCCCAAGCATTAGGAAGGGCCAAAGAAATTGGCATCCGCAAAGTTCTGGGCAGTCAACCCCGTACCTTATTTTGGCAGTTTATTGCTGAGACAACTCTGCTCACGGGATTTGCCTTGCTGCTGGCGGGTACGGTGGCCTACTTGACTTTGCCCTTGGTGAACCGGCTCTTTGAGCTGGAGCTAGCGTTAAACCCCGGGCAGGATGTTTCCTTGCTCGTCTTTCTAGCGGTGTTGATGCTAGTGGTTATCTTTTTAGCGGGTTCTTATCCCGGTTTAATTCTGGCCCGCTTTCAACCCATCGCGGCGTTAAAAGGAAAACTTTCCCAGAAACAAATTGGTGGTTTCTCTTTAAGAAAAGGATTGGTAATTACCCAATTTGCCATTTCCCAGCTGCTGATCATGGGTACTTTGACCATTGCTCATCAGATGCGGTACGCCCGTCGGGCGGATCTGGGTTTTGATAAGGAGGCCATCGTGTTGTTACCGGTGCCGGATGTGAATAAAGCGAAAAGCAATGCTTTAGGAGTGCAGTTCTCGCGGGTAGCGGGCGTGGAAAAAGTAACCTTTTGTTACGAAGCCCCTACCTCTGAATATTCTCCCACGACTAGCATACAGTTTGATGCCCGTCCGGAAGCCGAAAAGTTTTCCATTATCCTCAAGCACGGCGATCACCAGTACGTACCAACCTTTGGCTTAAAAATCGTTGCGGGTCGAAATCTATATCCCGCCGATACCACCCGGGAATATTTGCTGAACGAAACCGCGGTAAAAGCCTTGGGACTTACTTCCAACCAACAGGTGCTGGGCAAGCAGGCCAGCATTAATGGCCGCAGCGGCACCGTAGTGGGAGTGGTAAAAGACTTTCATAATAAATCTTTTCACGCGGCCATTGATCCGCTTTGTATTACGACGCTTTCAGAAAACTATGCCATGTACGGTATAAAAGTAAACCTAAGCAGTCTGGCCACCAGCTTGCCGCAATTACAAAAAGCGTGGGATTTGACTTTCCCCAGCGCTATCTTCACCTATCGTTTCTTAGACGAAGACATTGCCCGTGCTTACCAACTCGACACCATGATTCAGTGGCTCATTCAGGCTTTTGCGGGCATTGCTATTTTCATAGGGTGTTTGGGTTTGTACGGTTTAGTGTCGTTTATGGCCGTGCAGAAAACCAAAGAAATCGGGGTGCGGAAAGTATTAGGGGCTAGTCTAGGAAACATCCTGTGGCTATTTTACCGGGAATTTTTCCGCTTGCTCTTGTTGGCTTTCATCGTAGCGGCTCCGCTGGCCTGGTGGCTCATGAATGATTGGTTGAATAACTTTGTCTACCGGATAGAGCTCGGCAGCAGTATTTTTATTCTAGCTATTGTACTAACCGGTGGGATAGCCCTCTTAACAGTGGGTTACCAATCGCTGAAGGCCGCTTTAACGAACCCGGTGCAATCGCTCCGTTCTGAGTAA